In a genomic window of Mycolicibacterium neoaurum VKM Ac-1815D:
- the octT gene encoding diglucosylglycerate octanoyltransferase, with the protein MSSEKSGRNLDSPGRSAPARRTLLVFCDSLSYYGPTGGLPADDPRIWPNIVAERLDWDVELIGRIGWTCRDVWWAATQDPRSWAALPRAGAVIFATCGMDSLPSPLPTALRELIRYVRPPVLRRWARDGYGWLQPRLSPVARPALPPHLSVEYLEQTRSAIDFNRPGIPVVATVPSVHIAETYGKSHRWRDATVAAINGWAAQHRVPVVDLKAAVGEYVMSGQGNPDGIHWNFEAHAAVAESMLTALAEAGAYEPETRALP; encoded by the coding sequence ATGTCCTCTGAGAAATCCGGCCGCAATCTCGATTCCCCGGGTCGCTCCGCTCCCGCCCGCCGGACCCTGCTGGTCTTCTGCGATTCGCTGTCCTACTACGGACCGACCGGTGGGCTGCCCGCCGATGACCCGCGAATATGGCCCAATATCGTTGCCGAGCGGCTGGATTGGGATGTCGAACTGATCGGCAGGATCGGCTGGACCTGCCGCGACGTGTGGTGGGCCGCCACCCAGGACCCGCGTTCATGGGCGGCGCTGCCGCGTGCGGGAGCGGTGATCTTCGCGACGTGCGGGATGGACTCGCTGCCGTCACCGTTGCCGACCGCACTGCGGGAGCTGATCCGCTATGTGCGCCCACCGGTGCTGCGGCGCTGGGCGCGCGACGGCTACGGCTGGCTGCAGCCGCGGCTCTCACCGGTGGCCCGCCCCGCGCTTCCCCCGCATCTGAGCGTCGAATACCTGGAGCAGACACGCTCGGCGATCGACTTCAACCGGCCGGGAATACCGGTGGTGGCGACGGTGCCCTCGGTGCACATCGCAGAGACCTACGGCAAATCGCACCGCTGGCGGGATGCCACCGTCGCGGCGATCAACGGATGGGCCGCGCAGCACCGGGTGCCGGTGGTTGATCTCAAGGCCGCCGTCGGTGAGTACGTGATGAGCGGTCAGGGCAACCCGGACGGTATTCACTGGAACTTCGAGGCACACGCCGCGGTGGCCGAGTCGATGCTCACCGCACTCGCCGAGGCCGGCGCATACGAGCCCGAAACCCGCGCCCTCCCATGA
- the rsfS gene encoding ribosome silencing factor, whose amino-acid sequence MTATAEAVQMASIAARAASDKLADDVVVIDVSEQLVITDCFVIASASNERQVNAIVDEIEDKMREAGHKPARREGTREGRWTLLDYVDIVVHVQHTEEREFYALERLWRDCPTVPVDLGEPRGGAQ is encoded by the coding sequence GTGACCGCAACGGCAGAAGCAGTACAGATGGCCAGCATCGCGGCCCGTGCCGCGTCGGACAAGCTCGCCGACGATGTCGTCGTGATCGACGTCTCCGAGCAGCTGGTCATCACCGACTGTTTTGTGATCGCTTCGGCGTCCAACGAGCGGCAGGTCAACGCGATCGTCGACGAGATCGAGGACAAGATGCGCGAGGCCGGGCACAAGCCGGCCCGCCGCGAAGGCACCCGCGAGGGCCGCTGGACCCTGTTGGACTATGTGGACATCGTGGTGCACGTCCAGCACACCGAGGAGCGCGAGTTCTACGCCCTCGAGCGGCTGTGGCGGGACTGTCCGACGGTCCCGGTCGATCTCGGGGAGCCGCGGGGCGGCGCGCAGTGA
- a CDS encoding DegV family protein → MTVQVVTDSSSRLEPDVLTRWSIRQVPLHVLVDGSDLCDGVDQIPNDIHERHHVTTSGASPAELAQAYRQALADSDGDGVVAVHLSAALSSTFSTAVAAAREFGSAVRVVNSRSAAMGVGYVAQAAARAAADGAHLDAVEAAARAAISRGYVFIVVDRLDNLRRSGRIGKGASWLGTALSLKPLLHLDVDGRLVLAQRVRTTSKAHAAMVDAIAAAVGERPATVAVHHVDNHDAAAALGAALTDRLPQLQGLTVTDMGAVLAVHVGGGAVGACVSLAD, encoded by the coding sequence ATGACCGTTCAGGTGGTCACCGACTCCTCGTCGCGACTGGAACCCGATGTGCTGACGAGATGGTCGATCCGCCAGGTGCCGCTGCACGTGCTTGTCGACGGCAGCGACCTCTGCGACGGCGTCGACCAGATCCCCAACGATATCCACGAACGTCACCACGTGACCACATCCGGTGCCTCCCCTGCGGAACTGGCGCAGGCCTACCGGCAGGCGCTGGCCGACAGCGATGGTGACGGTGTCGTCGCCGTCCATCTGTCCGCGGCATTGTCGAGCACCTTCTCCACGGCCGTTGCGGCGGCGCGTGAGTTCGGTTCTGCTGTGCGCGTGGTGAATTCGCGGTCGGCGGCGATGGGTGTCGGCTACGTCGCACAGGCCGCGGCCCGAGCGGCGGCCGATGGCGCCCACCTCGACGCGGTGGAGGCCGCCGCGCGGGCGGCCATCTCGCGCGGATATGTGTTCATCGTGGTGGACCGTCTGGACAATCTGCGGCGCAGCGGCCGGATCGGCAAGGGCGCATCGTGGTTGGGTACCGCCCTGTCGCTGAAGCCCCTCTTGCATCTGGACGTCGACGGCCGGCTGGTGCTGGCGCAGCGGGTGCGCACCACGTCCAAGGCGCACGCCGCGATGGTCGACGCGATCGCCGCGGCGGTGGGGGAGCGGCCGGCGACCGTGGCCGTGCATCACGTCGACAACCACGATGCCGCCGCGGCGTTGGGTGCGGCACTGACCGACCGGTTACCGCAATTGCAGGGGCTGACCGTCACCGATATGGGCGCGGTGCTCGCCGTGCATGTCGGGGGTGGCGCGGTCGGGGCCTGCGTCAGCCTCGCGGATTGA
- the nadD gene encoding nicotinate-nucleotide adenylyltransferase: MATRRRLGVMGGTFDPVHHGHLVAASEVADQFDLDEVVFVPTGRPWQKRDRAVTAPEDRYLMTVIATAANPRFSVSRVDIDRGGPTYTKDTLRDLAALNPDTDLYFITGADALASILSWQNWEELFSLARFVGVSRPGYELDGEHIAAAMKELPDDALSLVEIPALAISSSDCRLRAQQSRPIWYLVPDGVVQYVSKRNLYTPTAEEARS, from the coding sequence GTGGCCACGCGACGCAGGTTGGGAGTGATGGGCGGGACGTTCGATCCCGTGCATCACGGCCACCTTGTGGCCGCCAGCGAGGTGGCCGATCAGTTCGACCTCGACGAAGTGGTGTTCGTTCCCACCGGCCGGCCCTGGCAGAAGCGTGACCGTGCCGTCACCGCGCCCGAGGACCGTTATCTGATGACGGTGATCGCGACCGCGGCCAACCCACGGTTTTCGGTCAGCCGCGTCGACATCGACCGCGGCGGGCCCACCTACACAAAGGACACGCTGCGCGATCTGGCGGCGCTCAACCCCGACACCGACCTGTACTTCATCACCGGTGCCGATGCGCTGGCCTCGATCCTGTCCTGGCAGAACTGGGAGGAGCTGTTCTCTCTCGCCCGGTTCGTCGGGGTGAGCAGGCCCGGCTACGAACTCGACGGGGAGCACATCGCCGCGGCGATGAAAGAACTGCCCGACGACGCGCTGTCGCTGGTGGAGATCCCGGCCCTGGCGATTTCGTCGAGTGACTGCCGGCTGCGCGCCCAGCAGTCCCGGCCCATCTGGTACCTGGTGCCCGACGGGGTCGTCCAGTACGTATCCAAACGCAATCTCTACACACCCACCGCCGAGGAGGCCAGGTCGTGA
- the gpgP gene encoding glucosyl-3-phosphoglycerate phosphatase, producing the protein MTVRRLVLLRHGQTEWNAGSRMQGQLDTDLTDLGRNQAAAAAEVLAKRQPVSIVSSDLRRALDTATALGDRAGVPVRVDQRLRETHLGDWQGLTHIEVDERAPGARLAWRDDARWAPHGGESRVDVAARSVPLVDELLVAESDWGADGSDRPVVLVAHGGLIAALTGALLDLPVDHWPVLGGMGNASWAQLSGHPVDGRLTWRLDVWNASAQVANDVL; encoded by the coding sequence GTGACGGTGCGTCGCCTTGTTCTGTTGCGCCACGGGCAGACCGAGTGGAATGCCGGCAGCCGGATGCAGGGTCAGCTCGACACCGACCTGACCGATCTCGGACGCAATCAGGCCGCCGCGGCGGCCGAGGTGCTCGCCAAGCGGCAACCGGTGTCCATCGTGTCCTCGGATCTGCGGCGCGCGTTGGACACCGCCACCGCGCTGGGGGATCGTGCCGGGGTGCCGGTGCGGGTCGATCAGCGGTTGCGGGAGACCCATCTGGGGGATTGGCAGGGTTTGACCCACATCGAGGTTGACGAGCGTGCTCCCGGCGCCCGATTGGCCTGGCGTGACGATGCGCGGTGGGCGCCGCACGGCGGCGAGAGCAGGGTTGATGTCGCCGCCCGCAGCGTGCCGTTGGTCGACGAGCTGCTGGTCGCCGAATCCGACTGGGGCGCCGATGGTTCCGACCGGCCGGTGGTGCTGGTGGCGCACGGTGGCCTGATCGCCGCGCTGACCGGGGCGCTGTTGGACCTGCCGGTGGACCACTGGCCGGTGCTCGGTGGGATGGGCAACGCCAGCTGGGCACAGCTGTCGGGCCATCCCGTCGATGGCAGACTCACCTGGCGCCTGGATGTCTGGAACGCCTCCGCGCAGGTGGCCAACGATGTCCTCTGA